The Branchiostoma floridae strain S238N-H82 chromosome 7, Bfl_VNyyK, whole genome shotgun sequence region GCTTTATCATAACCAAAAGACgattttttcataattcatgctCGTTTGAGGGAAGAATTTGAATCTGTACTTACCAGCTTTCAAAGCCGCCTCAACGCCTTAAAGTGATCCGTTCATGGCAGCAAGCAACAGAGCTTCTTCCGCATTTTCCGCCATTTCGTTAGGAGCGCTGTTACTGACACCTGTGCGTGCGTGCTGTCTAAACTTCGTCTGAACTGTAGGAGCATGGTATCAATCGTTAGACCATGGTAGGAGCATGGGGGAAGGCGTCTTGTCACGTGAGCTATTGTCATGTCACGTGAGCTGTTGTCTCATGGGTAGAATgatcataaaaaaatgataatagcATTACCTATTTAGGAAGGCTGTTATGACGTTACCGATCAATGCTGGCTTTCCGAACGTTGCCTGAAATTAAATGACTTTATTGGGTTGCCAGTAATCTGAAGAAAGAGAAAAGAGAGGCATCCTGTATGTTATTAAAAACAGTAGTCAACACCATCGCAACCTCAAATGTTAGTCAATCGAATAGtcgcactttctggggcaaatttcgCTATTAGACTCGCTTAGATAGAATGGAATTTCTAACTGGACGTCTTGGAAGAGCGGCCAAGGCCGACAGGGCTTTTCCAGTATAAATGAAGGTCATTGATTAATTGACTTAACGTTACCTTCTGTATGTACCGTGTATATGGCAAtgattaacctccttgatataagttacaaaacttgaatgcagtgccacattgtcctcatctgtccaaaagcaaaacaGACTGAAAAGAAAATTCTATCAGTGAAAAACGCAAACTTcccgttttgaaaaaaaattggacattaTTCATTAAAAAGCGGACCTTCGGGCGTGTGTGTGTTCGCCCGAACCCCCTCTGGCTACGGGTTTGAATGGGGACAAGATGGGGACAAGAGGAGTGAAagaatgaataatgaatataacgttatcaacAAATCTTTGAACTGAGACACACGGGCCATTAACCGGCTGCGCCTAAGTATGACAAAATCCCTACGAAGTTAGGGGTGTCGGTCAAGTACTAATGTCAAGTActaaagaagtcaaacccaacctgtttagaaatagccaacactagtattagagtagaatattgttcataactgtccattgttacTTGtactactatgtttataccatgtacttgcaattagccctcgggcacgaacttgcaaaataaacttcttattaaAGGGGACCAGTCGACCAGACGATCACTTCCGGAATCAGCAAGGAGTTTCagttttttcaacctccttggaatcAGTCAGCGCTAACAAGCTAGTTTTTTGTCCAAATACCAAAATGGTCGAATTGCTGTTAAACCGCGTTTGGTATTTGATGTCTGATGAAAGATAGTTGATAGCACCAATTATAAACCAGATTTTGGCCTATTTATACAACTTTTTCAACACGACAAGAGAAGTTTGGTAGACACTTCGAATCACAAGGTTGTTAAATAAGTGGCTAGTGTCTACCTTCTGTCGAATCGTCTGTCACCAATAATCTGCTATTTCTTTACCTCTGTATGTACCCCGCTGTCTGATTGGCTGGATGTTCTATTTTGACCAATGAGGCATCGCGTTAGTAAAACCTTAGGCCAATAAAACACGGGGCCAGGCTGATGCGCCATTTTCAACTCGAAAACTGAACTTGATGTTTCGTGTCGCCTCGTAATACCAGTTATTTCAGGCGAACAAGCAAGTTACAGGTATTATTTCGTATCACAACTCTTATTTAGTTGTATTCTACACCGATTGTGTGATTGACGTTTTGTGTAGATGTACAGAATTTTGTCTAATGATGTTTTTATTTGTAGGAAGAAGGTTTTGCTAAATCGGAAAGATGGCGGCCACGGGCGACTTGAAGAACAACATCCACAAACTGCTGTCTGAACTGAAGCACATAAAGTACCCCATGGAACTGGACTACCAGGGGTGAGGGCATGGACTACATACAACACCTCGTATATCTGTACTCGAGTTTAGCACGAGTAAACGTTCAGAAACTGCATCACTATAAATAGGTGTGACGTACCATGCTGTCCTTCTTCCTGGTAACTAGTGAAAACTTTCTCAAGAGTCAAAGACAtcgttttgtgtgtgtttaccCTCCCCCTACTGACGTATACAACGACCCATTCAAAATGGATTTTGTATATGCTGATGAGTGAAACAATTATTGATGCTTAATATTTGTCTATTGATAGGGGTTTGTCCACTGGCCTAGCTGTCAAGAGAACTGTATCACATGCTGCAAATTTGTACAGTTTTACaaattgcagttttttttttcttccgtttttgaggctaccaacttcaatttgctgaagacttttgtagcctatataggaaagtcgtgtaaagtgcctttcccaatggcacaagaccggtgacacgTCGGGGTTTGAACTAAGTTCTCAGTTTTCCTTCACCTTTGAGTTTGAGCAATGCTTTGCCTTAGCAAGGAGTTGACCTCCTTGGCCTTAGCTTCCCAAGGCTTATCTGCAGTTGTGTTTTGAATATGGGCCTTATTTACCATGTCCCTTCACACTTCTCATGTTTTCTATAGCTTATGGAGTCTGGTGTTTAGGAACTACGTATACCCCGCCTCTGGATCTAGAGTTTTGGGAGTACGAatcatgcacgctactggaatgGGTTATAGTCCTTGGGACGGAACATTAAGTCTCTGGTCCACtgtacttgttgaaaagagggTAGTTTCCCTGATCCAATGAATctgtaaggccccctttccgcTAGATGTCGATCGCACTGCACTCTCACTGTGACCTGAATAGGATATGTGtgtccttcgctttcacacgagtatattatacaaaacataaaagtgtgaccgagaagacaacaaaacacaaagtgtaaaaagatttgtttcttttctatacaattcgttgagcgatatgtaaaatttaggtcgcagagagagcacaGTGCGATCActgtctagtggaaaagggATATTTGCACTGTACATAGCACCTGAGCTTGACTGTATCAGGattacattttcctttccttttttatTCCCCAGCATCACCACAGGTACGACCTCAGCCTTCCTGCCCGTCCTGCACCACGCCCTGCTGGAGTTCTCACGCCCAGTCTCCACGGAGATTAACGACATGGGCATCGAGCTGTACGGGAAAACAGACCAGAGATTCGTGGAGGGTGTCTACAAAGTGAGATAGTTTTGATATGatatatcgggtgtatttgcagccagtaggtacccaatgtgttgagaaatgaggctgattaacatGTTCAAGGCGGCTCCTCGAGCacaggacccccgttttacgtccctacCGGAAGACATTTCATGGAAttcttcgtgaggctacagcatcctgttgtccttggttggtctcccaccTAAGAACAGACCAGAATgtgcgttgcttaacttccgagattaAGGGATTGGGTAATCCAACGTGCCACAcagccgtagcattaaaaaaagTCACATAGAAGAAACTCTGTAGAGCAAAGTCTAACCTTGTTTATATGTGACTATCACTATACAAGACCAATGTGACCAGTTTTTGGTGGTTCCTTAGATCAATGATTTGATCTAATGGACCACTTAATTTCCATTGACCTAATACAGTGACACAATATTATATAGAATGGATTCTTTTAGGCCCCCAGCGTGGTCTGCTAGGACAGTTTTGCCTGTAGATTCAGAAAAAGATAGCCTAGCAAAGTACAGTTTAAGTCCAGGCAAGCCTGTGACTTCTGTATCTTCCTCCATTACTAGTAAGTAACTGTGTTCTTGTAATATCATGATGGATGTGTTTTGATGTTAAATGCTTTCAGCTCTTTATCCAATCCAAGAAGAGTGTTATGAAAAAATATTAAAGGGTGACAGTGTTACAAAAACATCACTCTTCGACTATAGGGAGCTTCCAACTTTACCTGTCCTGCATAGGATACCTGTAAATTCAGAACTATTGAATCTTGATGAATATCCTTTTTCTTGGTAACATTTACTAGTAAATGTTTTACCACTACTGTACCTGCACAGTTTGGTACAAGAGTACATCAAAAGAATTCTGAAGTTTACCCATGTGAATGCATtaaatagtaataataataataatagcctttattgcacattcatgccctatcgggctaagtacaggcatattgatacaaagggtagtattacatgtagtaatacaGTTGACATGGTTtctaatactaatctaaaacatggattctaaaactagtctaatacatttgttcggcttctcgTTTCACATCTCTAGGTGCTGAGAGATGTCTTCCAGTACAAGTCGACCATCACCAAGGATAAGTTCCTGAATGCAGGCTTTGCTGAACACAAGGTTATCCTGGCGTATGATGTACTGAAGATGGTTCAGGAGAAACACAGGCGTATCACAGGGCCCAAGGCTAAACCTGCCCCCTCCCAAACTAACGCTGGGGCAGGTGAGTTGGTATTGTCTGCTTTAGTTTTATCTCTGAACTGAAACTGGCAAACAAGGCTGGCGCCCAGAAGCTGTTTTCTTCTGGGGAATACCTACCCTGGTTACACATACATCTATACTTTACTATCTGTATACCAGATAAACTGGGGAGAGGTAGCTTAAGGCTTAAGATATGTTATGAAGACATAGTTATAAAGAAATATGTGTAGTTAGAAAGATGTATCAGTGAGATAACATGTAACTTTCCACCACTATTATGGGTACTCACCGCGACCCAACAGTAGGGTGGGGGACAGAGGGTAATGCCCCTGCCATTGAGGAACTGGCCTCTCTTTCTTTCATATACATATTCAAACTACAAAACTAAGTGACCACCCCCATACCAAGAGTTCCCCTACCCCCCACCGTGTCAGTCTCCTCAGCTAAttgaagttttccacgaaaccAGACGAAGAAAATGGAGGTTGCTATTGTTTTATACATTACAGGCATGTTCCAGAGAGGCACAGCCATGCGGCGCTCCCTAAAACAGCAGAAGAATCGAGAGAGAAACTTGTCCCCAGTGCAACGTTCCAGCGTTGACAGTTCCTCAATGTCGGGAAGTCCCAAGGAAACCAGCATGCTGTACAGTGCAGGTAGGTTGTTTTAGCATTTGTCTATTTAGAAAATACTCAAACTAGCCCCTGGTCACTTTTCATTAAGGTCATTAGGGAAGATTGTCATGGAAAATATgattacatgaatgaatgaaatcctAAAAGTCTGTAAATACATAGTCCTTATACGTATACATAGTGTTGCAAAATAAATTGCATGATGACAGTTGGTGAATGGCCTTCTGTTCGTTTGGGTGTAGGCCTAGTTAGGCCGGACacaacgaaaaaaaatgacaaaatagaaagcccgataaaaacgactaaaaaaacgttaaaaaacagccggagcctaaacctctgcttggagagtatgtcaCTGAAGGTATGACAGTTCAACAGGTCCGTCACGGTCCGTGTATTGCAAGTTCTTgatttcaaactgaaatatcagcatctttattttgtgtacatgcAGACATGAGCTAAGCCCTCCTTCTTTCCCTATTTCAGGAAGTGTTGAAGTTATTGACCTTGACAACACAGGTCTGCCTGGTCCCCCCAAGGTCATCTCAGCCCCCCCACTGATGCTGGATGAACTGCCAGCCATGACAGAACCGATGGACATCTATGCAGAGAACCCTAGGGGCGACCCTCCCCGCAAAAAGGGCGGGGCTGACACTGGTTACCATAGCACCGAGACCTCTCCCAAAGATCAGGCATGTCACCCTCACATGTTAAACTCCAAAGTAGGAAATGTTAAAGTAATCTACTGcagtataaaacatttttttttgtttatcccTGAAAAACATTGGGAAAgccttcagaaaaaaattgattgttATGGCTGACAATAATCTTTTTTATTGATAACACCAACTGCCTAAGTATGACTTCATACAAATAATGCTGAAGACATGTAGCTTACCTACTGTAGAACTTGCTGCACACTTcatacatactgtaaatcataaagCTTTTGCGTGGTTtgatgttcacagtttttgctgTTACCTCCTTACCTCGAACGTAAAACCAACACAGACATGTTTGTTCTTTGTCTAGTGTGTAGTACTGTACATTGCATTgattgcatatacatgtacaataaatacACTATCATTTCAACttcttaaaaccaccacaaacactcaATCTTCTACTTACCATGAAATTAAGATCCCACAAATTTAAAGCAATTTACAGTAAACTTACCGGTACCATGTTTTTCCAGGTATCCCTGAAACATCGAGTGGAGAGCCTGGAAGGCCGGATGAAAGTGATGGAGGAGAAACTGGAAACCGTGGTTCAGACTTCGTACAAGAACATCCAGGGAGAAAATGCGCCCCCTACCGGCTTTACCCTAACACCAGAGCAGGTGGAGTCTATCCTGGGACGACTGCTGCTGGTAGAGAACAGACTGCGTATTGTCGAGGCTAAGGTACACATTTCTTATTGCAGGATGGCTTAAATCCTTACATTTGCTTTATAACTCAGGTTTTCAGGTTTGAAAGGGGTCTTAGTGCAGTCAATCAGATTTCTTGACAAGTAATAGAATTCTTTGGTTGCAAATCAATCTAAAAACTCTGATGACTACTATGTATAGTGGAATATTAAGAATGGTTGCTGTGTAATAGTTGGCAGATCACAACATAGCAAAGTTGTGCTATACACCGTCTTTTTGAGATTGACTAGCTTGTGAACATATACATGAGCATACCATATACAAGCCTAACTAAAATAACTGTAATATCACAATTGTGATTCTTTGTAGAATCAGGCGTCATCGGCTGGGGAGAGTACCTCAAAGGTGGTGCTGCCACAGGGTTTACCAACTGGTATGTCATTTTCTGTTGAGTGGACTGTTACACATATGTTGTACATAACACATTGAAGAactgatatactagtactactattatTACTAGTATGGCTATTACTTGTATCAAGACCAGTTAGActctttgtcttctttgttctatttgtacattgtagtggGTTGTATGCCAAATTACCATGTATATCTGCCATCTTTACCTTNNNNNNNNNNNNNNNNNNNNNNNNNNNNNNNNNNNNNNNNNNNNNNNNNNNNNNNNNNNNNNNNNNNNNNNNNNNNNNNNNNNNNNNNNNNNNNNNNNNNNNNNNNNNNNNNNNNNNNNNNNNNNNNNNNNNNNNNNNNNNNNNNNNNNNNNNNNNNNNNNNNNNNNNNNNNNNNNNNNNNNNNNNNNNNNNNNNNNNNNNNNNNNNNNNNNNNNNNNNNNNNNNNNNNNNNNNNNNNNNNNNNNNNNNNNNNNTTTGTCATTGTAGTGGGTTGTATGCCAAATTACCATGTATATCTGCCAtctttaccttcaccaagaaggttgtTTTTGGTGCTGTTTGTGATTGggtgtgtttgtaaacaaattgtatgtttgtctgtggaGATCATAACTCAATAAGCCATTGAACTTGAAGGACATTTATGGACATTAGATTTGAAGTTGGGCCTCCTAGCTTTCTACAGAAcgtcctgttttgatatcttttctACCCTTCCAtttgcttcaattttttttacatttgtccaTCTTGTAAACTTAGATGGTTGCTCCATTCTGAACAACCTGAACTCACCCAGCTCTCAGCCAGCCaagaccttgacctttgaccccttgGACCTCAGCACAAAGAGCCCAGTGTCCTCCCCGCCCCGTAAGATGACGAATGATGGCCAGCCTGGGTCCACACCATCTGCACATGTGGCCCCCTTCCAGGTAAGAGGAAGTTACcattgtttgtatgtatgtgttacatatcagggttgtagccagtctgaaatcattttccgtcacatcaattttgaatggaaatcccaTCAAGCACCGAAAGCACGAGACGTCGCATGACGTTCCTAGGAGGGTCTCCTGAATTTTTTGccggctatgagacgggagaagcggttgcatggatggatggatggatcggtcactttaaccaaatagcccttctatacgtgctattgcgtaatcgagccagcgtggccgagcggtctacagcatggtacctatcttccgtagatcgtaggttcgaacctcacttgctaaattttttttgtgttagttttctttgttagacaaatctcaatctcatgtagtgtttttttgatagaagaaagaccaattcagtaattcgatgtttaaaaactcttttttcgtgtaattttgtttaacatccaggctacgcaccggccagcttttttcagaagctttcttgtttatatCTAGACCCCCTGAAacgctattttctgcattttgaagtgcacattttgctggtagagtaagctgttcaacagcatATGCTTTGGGGAAGAgttacacaagggtttcagattttttatatctttacatatcaatttttgtctgtcacaggggacggaatgggcaaaatctTTTCCGTCCCCAAGTGCAGATTTTCGTCAAAGGACGGacggacgggtgctggctacaaccctgttacATATGGGTAATTTCAAGTCCTAGCCATCCACTGTGCCTctgatgttgtttttgcttGCATACAGTTTGATGACTATAGTGAAGGGGAGAGTAAGTGACATAGATTCTTTTATTTTGGGAGAGATGTCTTTGGTTACCAATGGGTTAATCTGAAAATGTCACACTGTTGCACAGTGTTTGCCTTTGTCTTTTTACTTTTAGTTGCTTTGGACCCCAGTACATCACACACATGCccatttacaaatgtagcatCAATAGTGAAAAAAGAGTAGTGCAAATTTGCTACTCACAGCAAAACCCACaagtctttttgtcttttcataTTTGTGCatacaatgtaaatgcagaaatgtttgtggtggttttatgttcacggtttttgcgagGCAGTCTTAAACTAccgagaacatttttccattacagcatgtgactacagtgtatggcactactTGAAActgaacttgaaaccaccgggAACACTCCACTTTCAGGCTAGCACAAAATTGAATTCctacaaacttaaatgcatttaattttacagtattgtgCTTTATTTGAATTATACTGTCAATGGAAGCACGATGTAAACCCTTTCTTTTGAGTGGTACCTATGAGGATTCTAGTTAAGCggagattccgagcgagctcgccagagtgagtgagtgtgtatgAGGACTATTTTcatgcatcttttttttttctgtcacagttTGAGAACAAGCAGACGGAGGAGAAGATGGCAAAGCTGGAGAAGATGTAGGTACTTTCTGTCAGGAAAAATACTCAGGTAGCTGTGTGCATGCTATCATAGTTTCCCTTCTCAAGATCTTGCGTCCCATTTACTGCATGCAGGGCCATTCTTATGCATGTTCTTAACTTAATCATAGAATACAGATATATAGGCGCTTTTGTGTAACTTCCTAGTTGTTTTCATTTAGCTAATCCCAAGAAGCTGTTTTGATGTGGTTgctagaagaaaaaaattgaattattGTCAAATCGACTTCAAGTGAGCTCATAGTGACATACTGGTACTTGTATCACACCTGAGGAGCATTTTGTACTTAATTCTTTGTTACACATATTAATGGTTATGTTATTCAACTGCTTTCCCTTACATGCACTTACATCCTAGAACTTTTCTCNNNNNNNNNNNNNNNNNNNNNNNNNNNNNNNNNNNNNNNNNNNNNNNNNNNNNNNNNNNNNNNNNNNNNNNNNNNNNNNNNNNNNNNNNNNNNNNNNNNNTTTGATGTGGTTgctagaagaaaaaaattgaataattGTCAAATCGACTTCAAGTGAGCTCATAGTGACATACTGGTACTTGTATCACACCTGAGGAGCATTTTGTACTTAATTCTTTGTTACACATATTAATGGTTATGTTATTCAAATGCTTTCCCTTACATGCACTTACATCCTAGAACTTTTCTCTGTGAACTGTATGTTTGCCTTCTGAATGACTGCATGATACTTCATTTAATATATATAGATCTTGTGATAATGCATTGCTACCATCTACAAACCTAGTTTAAAACACCCTTCATCATTCGACTCTGGTTTCTGACTACGCATTAgagatgatactgtaaatgcagacactttcgctgtggtttgatgttcgcggttttcgcggcggcctcttcactgcgaatttaaagcaatttttctatattagtaagagactacagtgcatggtgctactgcaaaattaaaaccaccatgaaaagtccattttcccgctaccgcgaaattatatctccacgaaattaaatctctgcgaaattaaatgcatttagttTTACAGTACTGCATTGCTAGCTATACCTTTCTATTGATGCCTAGGTCCAAATGTTCCCTGTCCTAGGTTTGAGGAAACCATGTCCTTGCTGAAGAAGAGTCATGATCCATCCAACAATTCCTGAGCAGAGGCAAAACTGGAGACCATAGTACTGAATATGCTGCCCTAGGAAATCATCAGTCATTGGAATCTTCTACCATGCCTTTCTCTGACTGTATTTCAAGCTCTCAAATGTGACAATCTGTTCATTTATATTCCAAGCTAGTTGTCTTTCTCACTTGGGTAAACACAAGTTGTGAATTGAAACGATGATTCATTAAGGGATCAATGCAATTAGAATGAATTAATAAATTAAATAGACATGTGATACGTGATAATGTCTTCATTATACTTGTAGACCTTAACTTTATTCTACTCAGAGAATGCTTAAATTACAAACTTCTAACATTACAGATGATGAAAACTTAATCAAATAAATTGTTGCAAGTGATGTATGCTTCCCGAGATTTTTTTAGGTACATAAGCTTACCATAGTTACATATTAGTAATACAATGACACATGCATGgactgaaaaatacattgtaaaattGGTTGTTCACATTTACTTGAACGTGctatatttatttattctatGTATGATGCAAATAAAGTTGATATTTTTACAAGATTTGTTTTGAGTATTTGTCATTGTTAGAGTCTTTATCTTCAGTTTGCTAAGGTAGCGGATCATTAATAAATCTGCGTTGTTTATGGGGTTAGACAGCAAGGAGAAGGTTAAACTGTAGCTTGAGACAAGCGAAAGAAGAGTAAGCATACTGCTACAATGTATGCATCATGTAGTTCCATGACTTCATACCTTTGCAAGTTCCCCATATGTTAGATAGCCTTCGTGACTGATGAATTATGTTTCTGATTGTTCATGAAAATAAGATTCTAATTTGCTACCTAAATAACAAATTGTTCAAATTATGAGTCTTATCCTATCAAAGGAAACTAATAATTGTAAAATATACAGCTGTAGAGTCTCCATTAACTGCATGTTAACTTAAGGTATCAGAAGCAGGTAGCTGGCTTTGACGCATTAAAAAATAttgtagggtgcacttttggaataccagaAACGGatacattgtgtatgtttgagttgaaggtacaagccacaaaatattaaaaaacaaaaaaatcccgtCGGCGTATcttcttctcacgccctctttgaaatgcctctctgcggaggtcacagaactgcagccgccTCACACTGgaagggcagttgcgtaatggggcgcatttatacacgaaatagaaaactttcacaatccaaaccatacagtctcagagtcaACACCTTCCatgaccacgcagcacaggttatatctgtctgcccctcaaataaggccttttacctctccttcaacaagtttatccgtactattttatgtaacCGCGTCATAGACCCCGGGgatcgcggataaatactgtgttctgctaccttaagcCTACAGATGTAGAGTACACCACTACAACCTATGGCTGTAGACTTCACCAATGTAAAGTcctatagaatacaacacagtgtattccgtatcacccgaggtaccagcccaaccgcGGGAAGGATTGCCcgaagggtgatccgacccgcgggagggctgggaccaagggtgacGCAGAAatcaccgtgttgtattttatttatgtcatacccacctgagaaaacccatgttcagaagttgaacaaatttggtgcccttgaacaaaaagtgttacaacaataatgttccaacgtccgaatctggtattcgaattgccaaccgtgccgcacTCCCCCCCTcaaaatggttcgatttactctcGTATTAGTTATTCGATTACACATCTCgtatatacaaattacaatgtaagactaagagagaCAGTAAGAAAACCCACACAAAAAGTTGCAGACCATTCAGtgttttctttatttgataATCAGATCTTGGCTGTGGCTGCAGCAACTGAATTAGTCATTGATTAAAAAGCATGTACCATATTGCTTACATGTTTCTTTAGTAGACTTCACTCCTTTCACTTATTTTTCAATCCTTGATTGACTTCAATCACTCTAGTTAAACCTCCTTGCCAATGTTTTTGGTCCAGTCATACGGCTTCCACTGCTCTGCAAATTTCAGGACTTTCTGGCGCTGGTCCTCGAAGCTCTCCTTGGGCGGCTTACGGAAGAACCTAGGCTCCAGGTCCAGCATTCCACCCAGGATTTCCTAGTGGACAAAAACAGGCAAATGTCCTTCATAACCCAAATATCATAAGTTTgaaatatctgtatctgtgtagccgCTGGTACAGGGTTGGCCAAGTTTTCTGAAAGGCAGTGTCCTATCCGGCAAGCACATAGAAAATTACTTGCCCCGaatcaatttttcacttgcccaaaaatcaaatgttactgttacaaCTACTActtagtatatgcattttcacttctagCAATTAAATTCTCTGTTgtccattgcttgatgtcatgacaatAAAAAGTAGCAAGTGTACCAAAAAtgcactcaatcaatggaaaaatcttacttgccgaTCGGAAAAGTGGTGTAGGTCATGCaattgcccgaacagcactttcacttgccctggacaatagggctagtggacttgtccaaccctgtggtATACCTGCCCTTCAGTGTAAGACAACAGCTTAAGGTTCCAGAGATTTTTCTACCATAACAAAATTGCATAGCAACTCACATAGCACATTCCAACCGTTTCCAACACTGTAAATAAGagtcctttgaaatccaaaacaTTAAGAGAAGACCAAATCCCTACCCTGCCAAAGTAGTGGGGGAAGATCTGTTCATCTTCAATCACGTGGGCAAAACCACTCTGCATACCAAAGTCCACACTGAAGTAGGGCAGGCCCTTGGGTACCTGAAATAAAAGTGAAGTAACAATTTCTTGGAGAGAAATAAAAGATTTCATAATCAAGCTACCCTTGGTCAATAGAGCTTGAAGTTTGGCAGTTACATTCTTAGTTGAAGACCTTTCAATAAAACCATAGTGTTAAAGACCATTTTCTGTACACGTCTTCCAGAAATCATGACTTGCTTCAGAAGGTAAGAAGAATGTGACTGTTTCTTTGAGCAATAAGCtgaagtatacatgtattactcaTGTGCAACTATAATAAGTGTAATAAACTCACTGCTTTTCTGACGTCTCGTCCCTTCAGGTCGATCAGTCGTTTATTCTGGGCCCACTCCACATCTGCTTCCATAATGGCTTTctgtgcaacaacaaaaaacacac contains the following coding sequences:
- the LOC118420315 gene encoding centrosomal protein of 44 kDa-like isoform X2, which produces MAATGDLKNNIHKLLSELKHIKYPMELDYQGITTGTTSAFLPVLHHALLEFSRPVSTEINDMGIELYGKTDQRFVEGVYKVLRDVFQYKSTITKDKFLNAGFAEHKVILAYDVLKMVQEKHRRITGPKAKPAPSQTNAGAGMFQRGTAMRRSLKQQKNRERNLSPVQRSSVDSSSMSGSPKETSMLYSAGSVEVIDLDNTGLPGPPKVISAPPLMLDELPAMTEPMDIYAENPRGDPPRKKGGADTGYHSTETSPKDQVSLKHRVESLEGRMKVMEEKLETVVQTSYKNIQGENAPPTGFTLTPEQVESILGRLLLVENRLRIVEAKNQASSAGESTSKVVLPQGLPTDGCSILNNLNSPSSQPAKTLTFDPLDLSTKSPVSSPPRKMTNDGQPGSTPSAHVAPFQFENKQTEEKMAKLEKMSKCSLS
- the LOC118420315 gene encoding centrosomal protein of 44 kDa-like isoform X1, which produces MAATGDLKNNIHKLLSELKHIKYPMELDYQGITTGTTSAFLPVLHHALLEFSRPVSTEINDMGIELYGKTDQRFVEGVYKVLRDVFQYKSTITKDKFLNAGFAEHKVILAYDVLKMVQEKHRRITGPKAKPAPSQTNAGAGMFQRGTAMRRSLKQQKNRERNLSPVQRSSVDSSSMSGSPKETSMLYSAGSVEVIDLDNTGLPGPPKVISAPPLMLDELPAMTEPMDIYAENPRGDPPRKKGGADTGYHSTETSPKDQVSLKHRVESLEGRMKVMEEKLETVVQTSYKNIQGENAPPTGFTLTPEQVESILGRLLLVENRLRIVEAKNQASSAGESTSKVVLPQGLPTDGCSILNNLNSPSSQPAKTLTFDPLDLSTKSPVSSPPRKMTNDGQPGSTPSAHVAPFQFENKQTEEKMAKLEKMFEETMSLLKKSHDPSNNS
- the LOC118420315 gene encoding centrosomal protein of 44 kDa-like isoform X3 yields the protein MAATGDLKNNIHKLLSELKHIKYPMELDYQGITTGTTSAFLPVLHHALLEFSRPVSTEINDMGIELYGKTDQRFVEGVYKVLRDVFQYKSTITKDKFLNAGFAEHKVILAYDVLKMVQEKHRRITGPKAKPAPSQTNAGAGMFQRGTAMRRSLKQQKNRERNLSPVQRSSVDSSSMSGSPKETSMLYSAGSVEVIDLDNTGLPGPPKVISAPPLMLDELPAMTEPMDIYAENPRGDPPRKKGGADTGYHSTETSPKDQVSLKHRVESLEGRMKVMEEKLETVVQTSYKNIQGENAPPTGFTLTPEQVESILGRLLLVENRLRIVEAKNQASSAGESTSKVVLPQGLPTDGCSILNNLNSPSSQPAKTLTFDPLDLSTKSPVSSPPRKMTNDGQPGSTPSAHVAPFQFENKQTEEKMAKLEKM